A window from Halomicrobium urmianum encodes these proteins:
- a CDS encoding PAS domain-containing protein has translation MSGSTPRTTPEDVLAVFGGVDDPCEPLATSEVAARVGCEYRTAFERLDALAERGDVDWKRIGPRARVWWRPLSAAGRTAPERPNESEPSKSPRSGERDRIERILEASPVSIVVVEPSGEIAFTNERAEETLGLERDEITSRTYRQPDWKISYEDGTPVPVETPRHSRSGNRRS, from the coding sequence ATGAGCGGTTCTACGCCCCGGACGACGCCGGAGGACGTTCTCGCCGTCTTCGGCGGAGTAGACGACCCGTGCGAGCCACTCGCGACGAGTGAGGTCGCGGCGCGGGTGGGCTGTGAGTACCGGACTGCGTTCGAGCGCCTCGATGCACTGGCCGAGCGTGGCGACGTCGACTGGAAGCGAATCGGCCCCCGAGCGCGGGTCTGGTGGCGTCCGCTGTCGGCCGCCGGTCGGACAGCTCCGGAGCGGCCCAACGAGAGCGAGCCGTCGAAGTCGCCGAGAAGCGGGGAGCGGGACCGGATCGAGCGGATCCTCGAGGCCAGTCCCGTGAGTATCGTCGTCGTCGAACCGTCCGGCGAGATAGCCTTCACGAACGAGCGCGCCGAAGAGACGCTCGGCCTCGAACGTGATGAGATTACCAGCCGGACGTACCGCCAACCGGACTGGAAGATCTCTTACGAGGACGGGACGCCCGTACCCGTCGAAACACCCCGTCACTCGCGTTCTGGAAACAGGAGATCCTGA
- a CDS encoding endonuclease III domain-containing protein — protein MSEDPEPARNISGGAAGGGSAAEFDPETAGTRAEAVVDRLGELYWTKTYGGRDALECLVRTVLSQNTSDKASQPAHDALMERYAPGGEADEEDDGGDLAAALAEADQSTLAETIRPAGLYNQKSETLIALSKRVLEEYGSAAAFDEFVREADPETVRETLMDMSGVGPKTADCVLLFAGGREGVFPVDTHVHRIARRLGVAPADADHEGVRAALERAVPEAKCGFGHTAMIQFGREYCRARKPACLDDPEACPMADLCDQVGVDLESGSVVDPADRASDDARS, from the coding sequence ATGAGCGAGGATCCGGAGCCGGCCCGTAACATCAGCGGCGGAGCGGCCGGCGGGGGGAGCGCCGCCGAGTTCGACCCGGAGACCGCCGGCACTCGCGCCGAGGCGGTGGTAGACCGACTAGGGGAACTGTACTGGACCAAGACCTACGGCGGCCGGGACGCCCTCGAGTGTCTCGTGCGGACCGTCCTCAGCCAGAACACCTCCGACAAGGCGAGCCAGCCCGCCCACGACGCGCTGATGGAGCGGTACGCTCCCGGCGGCGAGGCCGACGAGGAGGACGACGGCGGCGACCTCGCCGCCGCGCTCGCCGAGGCGGACCAGTCCACGCTGGCCGAGACGATCCGGCCGGCCGGGTTGTACAACCAGAAGTCCGAGACGCTGATCGCGCTCTCGAAGCGGGTGCTGGAGGAGTACGGCTCCGCCGCGGCGTTCGACGAGTTCGTCCGCGAGGCGGACCCCGAGACGGTCCGTGAGACCCTGATGGACATGAGCGGCGTCGGGCCGAAGACCGCCGACTGCGTGCTGCTGTTCGCCGGCGGCCGCGAGGGCGTCTTCCCCGTCGACACCCACGTCCATCGCATCGCCCGCCGGCTGGGCGTCGCGCCCGCCGACGCCGACCACGAGGGCGTCCGGGCCGCGCTGGAGCGGGCGGTCCCCGAAGCGAAGTGCGGGTTCGGCCACACGGCGATGATCCAGTTCGGACGGGAGTACTGCAGAGCGCGCAAACCCGCCTGCCTGGACGACCCGGAGGCCTGTCCCATGGCGGACCTCTGCGACCAGGTCGGCGTCGACCTCGAATCCGGTTCGGTCGTGGATCCCGCGGACCGGGCGTCTGACGACGCTCGATCCTGA